Proteins from a genomic interval of Piscinibacter sp. HJYY11:
- a CDS encoding PAS domain S-box protein codes for MASNHVSQVPQASSLDEHTRLARALRDSEERFRSLVQLSFDVYWETDTQHRFTRQEFGPNVQDGPEPGANIGKTRWELPYLGPDEDAWRKHRATLAAMLPFRDFEIDRPTASGGIRHMSVSGFPVFDEDGRFTGYRGVARDITPLKRAEAERTAQLSLLQAMDRISRAMQGTHDVERLLRDVLDAAIDLLACDRAWLLHPSDAGFTHWRVAMERVRAPLAPVLAPGADLAGDEQLAAAFEASRASGHPVQVLPGTLASRHGIRAHLAMALPATEAQPSLLCLHRCAQARPWTDEEQRLLREIARRLAEGLGSLLLIESLRDSERRLEAAQRIAHVGWWERDYRTSHVVLSHEASRIFGVEPVDMPHWHGRWLGLIHPDDRLRAAEAVEAALQGGPRYDVEYRVVRPDGEERMVHSQGDVIWNEAGQPIRQFGVMQDITDLRRAQESLRASEARFRTFADHAADAFFLMDLELKVIDVNRQACEGLGYTRDELIGMRPHDFDVGLEAQSIAEIAERAAAGETVTFETRHRRRDGSVFPVEIRSGTFVQAGRLHFLALARDITERKRVEEMLRLQDHALQTSRMELAHVSRLTTLGELSTSIAHEVSQPLGAMIASAGACVRWLAAQPPNLAEARATLANIATDGARARDVVGRIRALTKRQMVRMQRLDLNRELREVLALTEHESRAHRIVRQADLDPALPAVLGDRIQVQQVLLNLVVNAAEAMSAVQDRPRMLTLVSRRDGADAIRLEVRDTGSGIDPKRLEQVFESFFTTKEDGIGIGLSISRSIVEAHGGRLWAGANEPHGAVFSLTLPVAPAAEGHDPAGGRP; via the coding sequence ATGGCAAGCAACCACGTGTCGCAGGTGCCCCAAGCCTCGAGCCTGGATGAGCACACGCGCCTGGCCCGGGCGCTGCGCGACAGCGAGGAACGGTTTCGAAGCCTGGTGCAGCTGTCGTTCGACGTCTACTGGGAGACGGACACGCAGCATCGCTTCACCCGCCAGGAGTTCGGCCCCAACGTGCAGGATGGTCCGGAGCCGGGCGCCAACATCGGCAAGACGCGCTGGGAGTTGCCGTATCTCGGGCCCGACGAGGACGCCTGGCGCAAGCACCGCGCCACGCTGGCCGCGATGCTGCCGTTCCGCGATTTCGAGATCGACCGCCCCACGGCTTCCGGCGGCATCCGTCACATGTCGGTGTCCGGATTCCCGGTGTTCGATGAAGACGGCCGCTTCACCGGCTACCGCGGCGTGGCGCGCGACATCACGCCGCTCAAGCGCGCCGAGGCGGAGCGCACCGCGCAGCTCTCCTTGCTGCAGGCCATGGATCGCATCAGCCGGGCGATGCAGGGCACGCACGACGTCGAACGCCTGCTGCGCGACGTGCTGGACGCGGCGATCGACCTGCTGGCGTGCGATCGTGCGTGGCTGCTGCATCCCTCGGATGCCGGCTTCACGCACTGGCGAGTCGCCATGGAACGCGTGCGTGCGCCGCTCGCCCCCGTGCTGGCGCCGGGTGCCGACCTGGCGGGCGACGAGCAGCTGGCGGCGGCTTTCGAAGCCTCGCGTGCTTCGGGCCACCCCGTCCAAGTGCTGCCGGGGACACTGGCGAGCCGCCACGGCATTCGCGCGCACCTGGCCATGGCGCTCCCGGCGACGGAGGCGCAGCCCAGCCTGCTCTGTCTGCACCGTTGCGCCCAGGCGCGCCCGTGGACCGACGAAGAACAGCGGCTCCTTCGCGAGATCGCCAGGCGCCTGGCCGAAGGCCTCGGCAGCCTGCTGCTGATCGAGAGCCTGCGCGACAGCGAGCGCCGCCTCGAAGCGGCGCAGCGGATCGCGCACGTCGGGTGGTGGGAGCGCGACTACCGCACGTCGCACGTGGTGCTGTCGCACGAGGCCAGCCGCATCTTCGGCGTGGAGCCCGTCGACATGCCGCATTGGCACGGGCGCTGGCTGGGGCTGATCCATCCGGACGATCGCTTGCGGGCCGCCGAGGCGGTCGAGGCGGCCTTGCAGGGCGGGCCGCGCTATGACGTGGAATACCGGGTGGTGCGCCCCGACGGCGAGGAGCGCATGGTGCACAGCCAGGGCGACGTGATCTGGAACGAGGCCGGCCAACCGATCCGGCAGTTCGGCGTGATGCAGGACATCACCGACCTGCGGCGTGCCCAGGAAAGCCTGCGGGCCAGCGAGGCACGTTTCCGCACCTTCGCGGACCACGCGGCGGATGCGTTCTTCCTCATGGACCTCGAACTGAAGGTGATCGACGTCAACCGCCAGGCCTGCGAAGGCCTGGGCTACACCCGCGACGAGCTGATCGGCATGAGGCCGCACGACTTCGACGTTGGGCTGGAGGCCCAGTCGATCGCGGAAATCGCCGAGCGCGCGGCCGCCGGCGAGACCGTCACCTTCGAGACCCGGCACCGGCGCCGGGACGGGTCCGTGTTTCCGGTCGAGATCCGCAGCGGGACCTTCGTCCAAGCGGGTCGGCTGCACTTCCTGGCCCTGGCGCGCGACATCACCGAGCGCAAGCGGGTGGAAGAGATGCTGAGGCTGCAGGACCATGCGCTGCAGACCTCGCGCATGGAGCTTGCGCACGTGTCGCGGCTGACCACGCTCGGTGAACTGAGCACGTCGATCGCGCACGAGGTCAGCCAGCCGCTGGGCGCCATGATCGCCAGCGCTGGCGCGTGTGTCCGCTGGCTGGCCGCCCAGCCGCCCAACCTGGCCGAGGCCCGCGCGACGCTGGCGAACATCGCGACCGACGGCGCCCGCGCCCGCGATGTCGTGGGGCGCATTCGTGCGCTGACCAAGCGCCAGATGGTCCGCATGCAGCGCCTGGACCTCAACCGCGAGCTGCGCGAGGTGCTCGCGCTGACCGAACACGAGTCGCGTGCCCACCGCATCGTGCGGCAGGCCGATCTCGATCCGGCCTTGCCGGCCGTGCTGGGCGACCGCATCCAGGTGCAGCAGGTGCTCCTCAACCTGGTGGTGAATGCGGCCGAGGCGATGAGCGCCGTGCAGGACCGCCCCCGCATGCTGACGCTCGTCTCGCGGCGCGACGGTGCCGACGCGATCCGGCTCGAGGTGCGCGACACCGGCAGCGGGATCGACCCGAAGCGCCTGGAGCAGGTGTTCGAGTCGTTCTTCACGACGAAGGAGGACGGCATCGGCATCGGCCTGTCGATCAGCCGCTCCATCGTCGAGGCCCATGGTGGAAGGCTGTGGGCCGGCGCGAATGAACCCCATGGCGCCGTCTTCAGCCTCACGCTCCCGGTCGCCCCGGCGGCCGAGGGCCATGACCCTGCCGGGGGGCGGCCATGA
- a CDS encoding amino acid ABC transporter substrate-binding protein: MTARRSPRAGLTRRAIVQFAAAAPVGLGAPRPATAQRAPVRVGYAMARSGALAAGAQATQEPNYLLWAEMQNAAGGLNVAGSRRPIELIGYDDRTDVETCVRTYEKLMGSDKVDLVLPPYGSNANFAVAPLATRFGYPLLAPTVLSRQLIRMKLPYYFSLLQQAEPMMGALVAVLKAGGVKTATVIYIDDLFGLECHAALTTASRDAGLVILEEKSYPFGVKDLSPVLRTMKDKSPHAFIGLTYPPDTILVSRQSREIGFNPKVFYVGVGTSFPLYRSVMGTGAEGVMGMGSWNPKTSAGAKAYFDAHVKKFGKEPDRWASGAGWAALEILTAAVSHAGLDRKAIRDHVAHTEHDTLLGKIRFSGGENVGTPGTVSQWQQGEFEVVWPTSNATAAMLATKPAWA, from the coding sequence ATGACCGCACGCCGCAGTCCCCGCGCAGGCCTGACCCGCCGCGCCATCGTCCAGTTCGCTGCCGCCGCCCCGGTCGGCCTGGGCGCGCCGCGGCCCGCCACGGCGCAACGGGCGCCGGTGCGCGTGGGCTACGCGATGGCCCGCAGCGGCGCGCTGGCCGCCGGCGCTCAGGCCACGCAGGAACCCAACTACCTGCTATGGGCCGAGATGCAGAACGCGGCGGGCGGGCTCAACGTGGCGGGCAGCCGCCGGCCGATCGAGCTGATCGGCTATGACGATCGCACCGACGTCGAGACCTGCGTTCGCACCTACGAGAAGCTGATGGGCTCGGACAAGGTGGACCTGGTGCTGCCGCCATATGGCAGCAATGCCAATTTCGCAGTGGCGCCGTTGGCCACGCGATTCGGCTACCCCCTGCTCGCTCCCACCGTGCTGAGCCGCCAGCTGATCCGGATGAAGTTGCCGTACTACTTCTCGCTGCTCCAGCAGGCCGAGCCGATGATGGGGGCGCTGGTCGCGGTGCTGAAGGCCGGCGGCGTGAAGACCGCCACGGTGATCTACATCGACGACCTGTTCGGCCTGGAATGCCACGCGGCGCTGACGACCGCGTCGCGGGACGCCGGCCTCGTGATCCTCGAGGAGAAGAGCTATCCGTTCGGCGTGAAGGACCTGTCGCCGGTGCTGCGCACGATGAAGGACAAGTCGCCCCACGCCTTCATCGGCCTCACGTACCCGCCGGACACCATCCTCGTCAGCAGGCAGAGCCGGGAGATCGGCTTCAACCCGAAGGTCTTCTACGTGGGCGTGGGCACGTCCTTCCCGCTGTACCGCAGCGTGATGGGCACCGGTGCCGAAGGCGTGATGGGCATGGGCTCGTGGAATCCGAAAACGAGCGCCGGCGCCAAGGCGTATTTCGACGCGCACGTGAAGAAGTTCGGCAAGGAGCCGGACCGCTGGGCCAGCGGCGCGGGCTGGGCGGCCCTGGAGATCCTGACGGCCGCCGTGTCTCATGCCGGGCTGGACCGCAAGGCCATCCGTGATCACGTGGCCCACACCGAACACGACACCCTCCTGGGCAAGATCAGGTTCAGCGGCGGCGAAAACGTCGGCACGCCGGGAACCGTGAGCCAGTGGCAACAGGGCGAGTTCGAGGTGGTCTGGCCGACATCGAATGCGACGGCGGCAATGCTGGCGACCAAGCCAGCGTGGGCCTGA
- a CDS encoding response regulator transcription factor, with amino-acid sequence MTDERAAVFVVDDDESMRRALDSLFRSVGLDVHLYASAQAFMRATRADVPGCLVLDVRLPGMSGLTFQQELVKAGIALPVIFITGHGDVPMTVRAMKAGAADFLTKPFEEQALLDAVDAAIERDRARRRDAIRLAQLSQLYRTLSEREREVMKLVVAGLANKQIAAELGLSLVTVKVHRGQVMRKMLAKSVPELVRMADGLGLSPLP; translated from the coding sequence ATGACGGACGAGCGCGCGGCCGTCTTCGTCGTCGACGACGACGAGTCGATGCGGCGCGCACTGGACAGCCTGTTCCGGTCGGTCGGGCTCGATGTCCATCTGTACGCGTCGGCGCAGGCGTTCATGCGTGCCACGCGGGCGGACGTGCCCGGCTGCCTGGTGCTCGACGTGCGGCTGCCGGGGATGAGCGGGCTCACCTTCCAGCAGGAACTGGTCAAGGCCGGCATCGCCTTGCCGGTCATCTTCATCACCGGGCATGGCGATGTCCCGATGACCGTGCGCGCGATGAAGGCGGGGGCGGCCGACTTCCTCACCAAGCCGTTCGAGGAGCAGGCCTTGCTCGACGCCGTCGACGCCGCCATCGAACGCGACCGCGCCCGGCGGCGCGACGCCATACGCCTGGCCCAGCTGAGTCAGCTGTACCGCACGCTCAGCGAGCGCGAGCGTGAAGTCATGAAGCTCGTCGTGGCCGGCTTGGCCAACAAGCAGATTGCGGCCGAGCTGGGCCTGAGCCTCGTCACGGTCAAGGTCCACCGGGGTCAGGTCATGCGCAAGATGCTCGCCAAATCGGTTCCGGAGCTGGTGCGCATGGCCGATGGTCTGGGCCTGTCTCCGCTGCCATGA